One Longimicrobiaceae bacterium genomic window carries:
- a CDS encoding permease prefix domain 1-containing protein encodes MLSEIWSVVRFRMRALFDRDALERELDEELSFHLEREAERHERAGLSREDAMLRARAEFGHLDSIKEASRRARGTGALGSWFHDLRENPRAVGVACAIAATGLGLAYMAAAGAPRRYLVVNGLALVLGLAFFGVLRFSSGQAPRLPGGVTLAFGGALLAATLFGVSVEGASRWVRVGGLAVQLSLILLPAMLVAFARQRDTLSALGVILGAVALALQPDRAMAGVLAAALAVLAVRRPDRWVVSALAIAAVGFAVTLLRPDTLPAVPYVDRILRTAFEVHPLAGLAVVGGALLLAVPAIPGRKLDSRNGDSCSVFGMVWLAVVLAAALGNYPTPLVGYGGSAVLGYLLSLAFLPGQVRSVAVVQKRVGDEQRAESGTVLDLRIAIA; translated from the coding sequence ATGCTGAGCGAGATCTGGAGTGTTGTGCGCTTCCGAATGCGCGCGCTGTTCGACCGCGACGCCCTCGAGCGCGAGCTCGACGAGGAGCTGAGCTTCCACCTGGAGCGCGAGGCCGAGCGACACGAGCGCGCGGGGCTCTCGCGCGAGGACGCGATGCTGCGCGCACGCGCCGAGTTCGGGCACCTCGACAGCATCAAGGAAGCGAGCCGACGCGCGCGCGGGACCGGGGCGCTCGGATCGTGGTTCCACGACCTCCGTGAGAACCCGCGAGCGGTCGGAGTGGCGTGCGCGATCGCCGCCACCGGGCTGGGGCTGGCGTACATGGCCGCAGCGGGGGCGCCGCGGCGTTATCTGGTCGTCAATGGGCTTGCTCTGGTGCTGGGGCTCGCGTTCTTCGGCGTTCTGCGCTTCTCGTCGGGGCAGGCCCCGCGCCTTCCGGGTGGGGTGACGCTCGCTTTCGGCGGGGCCCTGCTCGCGGCGACGCTCTTCGGGGTTTCCGTCGAGGGTGCCTCCCGCTGGGTCCGGGTCGGTGGCCTCGCCGTGCAGCTCAGCCTAATCCTCCTTCCCGCGATGCTGGTCGCGTTTGCGCGGCAGCGCGACACCCTGTCCGCGCTGGGCGTGATCCTGGGCGCGGTGGCGCTGGCGCTTCAGCCCGACCGCGCAATGGCGGGTGTGCTCGCCGCCGCGCTGGCCGTGCTCGCGGTGCGTCGGCCGGACCGATGGGTCGTGTCCGCACTCGCGATCGCGGCGGTCGGCTTCGCGGTGACGCTGCTTCGGCCGGACACGCTGCCGGCCGTGCCGTACGTGGACCGGATCCTCCGCACCGCGTTCGAGGTCCATCCCCTGGCGGGGTTGGCGGTGGTCGGCGGTGCGCTGCTGCTCGCCGTCCCCGCGATCCCGGGACGGAAACTCGATTCACGGAACGGCGATTCGTGCAGCGTGTTCGGGATGGTGTGGCTCGCGGTCGTGCTGGCCGCTGCGCTCGGAAACTATCCCACGCCGCTCGTCGGCTATGGCGGAAGCGCGGTGCTGGGTTACCTGCTCAGCTTGGCGTTCCTGCCCGGCCAGGTGCGATCGGTCGCCGTCGTGCAGAAACGAGTGGGGGATGAGCAGCGCGCGGAGAGCGGAACGGTCCTCGATCTCCGGATCGCAATCGCGTGA
- a CDS encoding PadR family transcriptional regulator, translating to MTDDRLDLPQGTLDLLILKALSAQPMHGWAISERIRQVSHEVLQVPQGSLYPALHRLERRGWIQAEWGTSENNRRAKFYELTRAGRKQLDVEADAWARLTRAVSLVLKIG from the coding sequence ATGACCGACGACCGTCTCGACCTGCCCCAGGGCACGCTCGACCTGCTCATCCTGAAGGCCCTCTCTGCCCAGCCCATGCACGGCTGGGCGATCTCCGAGCGCATCCGGCAGGTGTCGCACGAAGTGCTGCAGGTGCCTCAGGGCTCGCTGTATCCCGCCCTGCACCGCCTGGAGCGGCGTGGCTGGATCCAGGCCGAGTGGGGCACCTCGGAAAACAACCGCAGAGCCAAGTTCTACGAACTGACACGCGCCGGCCGCAAGCAGCTCGACGTGGAGGCCGACGCCTGGGCGCGGCTCACGCGGGCCGTGTCGCTGGTGCTCAAGATCGGGTGA